In Verrucomicrobiales bacterium, the genomic stretch GATATCATTCTGCTGGATCTCGGACTGCCCGATCTACCCGGCGAAACCGTGCTCAAGCAGCTTCGCGAGTGGTCCGCCACCTCCATCGTGGTTCTCACCGTCCAGGACGCTGCGGCGCAGAAGGTGGCTTTGCTCGACGAGGGCGCGGATGACTACATCACCAAGCCGTTCGACACCGGAGAACTGCTGGCGCGCATGCGCGCCGCGCTGCGCCATCGGCAGGGACCCAGCGCGGATCCGCTGTTCCGAGCCGGCCCTCTCGAGGTCGATCTCGCCGCACGTCTCGTTCGCAAGCAGGGTCAGGAGGTGAAGCTGACGCCGATCGAGTATTCCCTGCTCCGCCTGTTCGTGACACATGCCGGAAAGGTCCTGACCCACCGGCAAATTCTGACGGAGGTGTGGGGCCCCAATGTCTCTGGAGAGACCCACTTTCTCCGCGTGCACATCGCCCACCTGCGCGACAAGATCGAAGCCGCTCCCGGCCGTGCCAAACTCATCGTCACCGAGCCTGGAGTTGGATACCGACTACGCTTGCCCGAGTAATCGTACCCTTCGTTCCTTTGAAGCGTTGAATTACCGTCACCAGGATTGCCTCAGGGTCCATTGTCATCATCGAGAGGCGAACTCCTGCGAGCCCAGACCTGATCCCTGCTGTGAGCCCCACCGATCAAGGGCTGCTGGACTTCCCCCTAAACTCCCCCCCATGACCAATCCGATGAACGTACGTTCAGGGGATTTGTACTGGCTCGTTGGCAAGGTCGTAGTTAGTCTAGGCCTTCCAATGAGGCCAAGGACCAAGGAGTTGCTGTATCTAATGCTATGGACTTTCGAGACGCTATCGCGTCCGAGTTTTCGCAATATCGGTGAGTCGTTTGAAGGATGGGCTTACCGAAGAGGGTTCCTTGGACGACTCCAGGAGTTGGAAGCCATGAAGTTTGTCGAGCGGCGAGACGTCGGTCTAAAGAGGATGTTCCGGCTTACGGAGAGCGGCAGACTCCATGCGCTGGGCGGCTCCGATCCAGAATCACAATGGAACAGGCCTTGGGATGGGAAATGGCGGCTGGTCATCTTTGATGTTCCCAATGAGCACACTCGACTCAGGAATCGTTTCCGAGCGCAACTCCGGCGGGCAGGCTATGGGTGGCTGCAGAACAGCGTTTGGGTTAGCCCGGATCGACCGTCCATCGATCGGACCATTCTGAAACTGACCGAGGCTGATGTCGAATCACTCGTGCTTCTGGAGGCCACCCCCATCGCCGGGGAGTCGAACTCAGACATCGTGAGTGGTGCCTGGAATTTTTCCCTTATTAACCAGCGCTACGAGAGTCATGGGAACATCCTGGCCCAAAAGCCCACAATCGCCGATCGAGAGCCGACCTCTGCGGGGAGGCTGCTTGAATGGGCTAGGCAAGAACTAGCGGCCTGGGAGGCGGTGATGGAGGTGGATCCATTGCTGCCGAGAGTACTGTTACCCGCCGACTATCGAGGTATGGAAGCCTGGGGCAAAAGAAAGCAAGTCATGGGTGAAGTCGGTGCACTGCTACGTGAGCTTCCACCGAAGTCCCTACCAACTCGATGAACGTACGTTCACTCAGTTGGTACAGGTGAGCGAAAC encodes the following:
- a CDS encoding response regulator; this translates as MNRTSQKPAWMALVIDDEPQMRRLLSHVLEAHGYRVILAERGEEGLLLASQHRPDIILLDLGLPDLPGETVLKQLREWSATSIVVLTVQDAAAQKVALLDEGADDYITKPFDTGELLARMRAALRHRQGPSADPLFRAGPLEVDLAARLVRKQGQEVKLTPIEYSLLRLFVTHAGKVLTHRQILTEVWGPNVSGETHFLRVHIAHLRDKIEAAPGRAKLIVTEPGVGYRLRLPE